The Bicyclus anynana chromosome Z, ilBicAnyn1.1, whole genome shotgun sequence genome window below encodes:
- the LOC112042891 gene encoding chondroitin sulfate proteoglycan 4 isoform X1 encodes MFISVVLTYLKMELLFVLCLASLSLAYDKASFYGASYVSYPLQEAKGVTDISFRFRTHLSDALLLLAAGKTDYCMIRLESGRLKLHINLGAGESELSSSKGINLNDTQWHHVSIIRREANLTMKVDDNVVKKRLPGRFFELNIHFGIFLGGQGDFSELFLGHMENFRGCMEDVYYNGVKIIEKARSRSGSVHVEGVTWNCAPEFDADINSDISFIDEGAYLILPKINSRAGGRWQIEFKTITPNAIVLYNPGGGRGSDYLAVEILEGVVRVKMARGQIVHTERVNDGQWHKMHLLFNPSLIELSIDNIAMSTRIESGGTRYLDLSDSFYLGGIESEKRQRAFAKGIKAADSSIMGCIRPIEVDDKVIGLPNAVVTYGVSPRCVWWYPCHAGPSPPCVPRATCEQHGVDHFTCKCDNELCINPDYAEKYKVFSKSSSELELVALYPLTVQEGGVAVITTQNIDVVLDHHKYGVRPSGVLLHVAQSPQHGRIAVDLSLQRNLPQYTNYVEGEKSKQFFTLMDLSRDKVRYVHDGSENHQDAIVVEMELIPETKFTLPSYLQGRNTFVLHVNVTPVNDPPVLNLLPGKVLRLTQGTRKVITSDILKAEDPDTPPEDLLYTVLHGKNEAISGHIEMSGQPVDSFTQQDIDSGVISYVHGTNSDKQLNKTSLRLTLQVSDGIETSGPGVLRISVVPLQVRLVNNTGLFLVHNSYALITADNLTFATNADETNVHVKYDIVKPPQFGVVERLRVLDGTWQTVDSFTSEMVNFARVRYMHILGNPTHDEFKFKASVGTVRTNTLYDFRLTFIKLELYQSTNEELVLNNTREAFISTQHLRFRTRPLTLSGDRILFTLLKPPKYGILHLSSGKHHLQMFSTFTQQDIDLDQLWYRLHRRAYSHIQDEFTFVVGATECENITGVMTIRHVPGSFTSDHMSGRVHTTLERLQVTEGSRMAIPATHLNFRTDVITNLVFNITHLPKHGKIEVISDSLKIVRDNTTYFTLQELNSDRVYYSHDDSESRHDSFHFMALSPEPEDFQYVGVFHIDIILKNDNSPVRANEKVFHIVHGGARLVTARDLSYTDADLDTKPSDITYTVQRFTKDPPNGGIFRADNPSEQIAQFTQDDINKNLILFKHQGKEYGKMSFWISDGLFDVNGNLEIQASPPFIRMYSTNGSIVENGKAVVISTKEMQVDTNMNCLEEDIRYEVTQEPKHGSIEVGEGQGAVTFTQLDVAAGRVAYRHREPKTPTDLFRFKVMCLEAWGEGIYPVKIFPSSYWEPLRITTNKPLIVEESTSVNITKDILEVMHPQIEPSNIVFQVVEGPYHGWLEISSTPGTIEVENYEEPVHTKVFDQSIINSNRLVYVQSGVNRTRDKIKMDVTNGIVWLRNVELTVVIIPEHFYIVSSNLTVVEGESVSVKQDMFRIITDYYRGKVISYKVIQKPKYGKIMMADQELSLLPVLKLNSGNIMYVNDGSEESSDSIKLKAITEGGKESEPFYVRINIVPVNDEPPIVAANTGLCVWEGGTFTFTRNELYVNDIDTPLKNVTIRVVDIVSGYIAMKGDVENAVDHFTQADIDSRQVLFVHKNGTKGKMIFNVTDGLHELAKITFLISTKSVSLKLVRKHTLRVFPLMREPLNNYHLMSKCSDATRNIVYKIDRAPTLGRLIMLNGENHHRSIKQFTQQDINNTLIYYEHTHPFSDLHTNDSFIFSVETALAKPIADQIFNIDISVSSGGLAKYVHVPVTKVQEGDKAPVRVNVTNVITYLESQAGVRQPQIEAQWSQPSHGELKPYLSSLTQAQLESGVVTYVHDDTDTLQDKIDMALYLLPDYVLLCNVTITIIIIPVNDQPFRLLTDTPQIQVVQGENYTLTKNDLLTEDADTSPSGILYDIISGPTQGRLVMWEKNETVDEAQSINKFTQQDINNGKIVYEHSGLLQTATFYFRVWDGQFKPTYTVFTIDVLPVILNATSLHPIYLQQGSNVATVTTDQIYIETNAKKSKVWYNITGQPVHGMIYLGRNPVTYFSHTDLLDKVVIYMQNDMTVANDSFDLIAYVHNSNSTMPFKIEVIVQPLMILGDLKVEEEKAKITLSNLDATELAKLTASVPVYTLIKKPKYGTLKKIIRSSGEKTSAREREIAYFTHEDIKAGVIYYVAKKKLSDLNGLEDGFRFLLAATIFQPAAGDVKIFIGSGQKKNLPGPNDPESHEGVPVANGESASYYMMVVMALLGTVLAIIVIFGLLKCRRYLMREQNALVKIHGQSQGAVAPIPLPRPPDHLMPSPSQATPPIKRYVSSDQSVHTGASTPLPSGGSVACKVTPLADAGLTDLNSRYPYGAEDHTDAEDWSSYEASESAYPIRAPGAAPANPMLRRNQYWV; translated from the exons ATGTTCATCAGTGTTGtgttaacttatttaaaaatggaacttttgtttgtattatgtCTTGCGTCTTTAAGCCTGGCTTACGATAAag cgTCGTTCTACGGCGCCAGCTACGTTTCCTACCCACTTCAGGAAGCGAAGGGTGTTACGGACATAAGCTTTAGGTTCCGTACACACTTGTCCGATGCGCTGTTGCTCCTTGCCGCTGGAAAAACTGACTATTGTATG ATAAGACTAGAAAGCGGGAGATTAAAACTGCACATTAATCTTGGAGCTGGGGAAAGTGAACTGTCATCATCAAAAGGCATCAACCTCAATGATACACAATGGCACCACGTAAGCATCATCAGACGAGAAGCAAATCTTACTATGAAG GTTGACGACAACGTTGTGAAGAAGAGGTTGCCGGGACGTTTCTTCGAGTTAAACATCCATTTTGGAATTTTTCTCGGAGGCCAAGGCGATTTTTCTGAACTATTTCTCGGACATATGGAAAATTTTCGCGGATGCATGGAGGAT GTGTATTACAATGGAGTAAAAATAATCGAGAAGGCTCGAAGTCGCAGTGGATCAGTACACGTTGAGGGAGTCACGTGGAACTGCGCACCAGAGTTCGATGCCGATATCAATTCCGACATAAGTTTCATTGATGAGGGCGCCTATTTgattttaccgaaaattaactCTAGAGCGGGAGGAAG ATGGCAGATAGAGTTCAAAACGATCACGCCAAATGCCATTGTTCTGTACAACCCTGGCGGTGGTCGCGGTTCTGATTACTTGGCCGTAGAGATATTGGAGGGCGTGGTGAGAGTGAAGATGGCCCGAGGGCAGATTGTACACACGGAGAGAGTGAACGATGGTCAGTGGCACAAAATGCATCTGCTCTTCAACCCATCACTTATTGAG cTCTCCATTGATAACATAGCGATGAGTACACGCATTGAAAGTGGCGGCACGAGATACCTCGATCTATCGGATTCCTTCTATCTTGGTGGCATTGAGAGCGAGAAACGACAGAGGGCTTTTGCTAAAGGGATTAAGGCCGCTGACTCTAGTATCATG GGTTGTATCAGACCGATCGAGGTGGACGACAAAGTGATAGGACTACCGAACGCAGTGGTCACATACGGAGTGAGCCCTCGTTGTGTGTGGTGGTATCCTTGCCACGCCGGGCCCAGTCCGCCGTGCGTGCCGCGCGCGACTTGCGAGCAGCATGGCGTCGACCACTTCACTTGCAAGTGTGACAATGAGTTGTGCATCAATCCGGATTATGCGGAAAAGTACAAG gtattttcaaaatccagCAGTGAATTGGAACTCGTGGCTTTGTATCCGCTGACTGTTCAAGAAGGCGGAGTAGCTGTTATCACCACACAGAACATAGACGTGGTGTTGGACCACCACAAGTACGGTGTCCGACCGTCCGGGGTGTTATTGCACGTGGCGCAGTCACCCCAACACGGCAGGATCGCCGTGGACCTCTCCCTCCAGAGGAACCTGCCTCAGTACACTAACTACGTTGAAGGCGAGAAGTCTAAACAGTTCTTCACTTTGATGGACTTGTCTAGAGATaag GTCCGATATGTCCACGATGGGTCAGAGAATCACCAAGATGCAATTGTGGTTGAAATGGAATTGATTCCAGAGACAAAATTCACCCTTCCCAGCTATCTTCAGGGACGGAACACGTTCGTCTTGCACGTCAATGTCACTCCAGTGAATGATCCACCTGTTCTCAATCTACTACCGGGAAAGGTGTTGAGACTCACTCAG GGTACAAGAAAGGTCATCACTTCAGACATACTAAAAGCTGAAGATCCAGACACTCCACCAGAAGATCTATTGTACACAGTATTGCATGGGAAGAATGAGGCTATCAG TGGACATATTGAAATGTCCGGGCAGCCTGTGGATTCATTCACTCAACAGGATATAGATTCAGGTGTTATATCCTACGTTCATGGCACTAACAGTGATAAGCAACTCAACAAAACGTCTCTTCGGCTCACTTTACag GTATCGGATGGAATTGAGACAAGCGGCCCAGGTGTGCTCAGGATATCGGTGGTGCCTTTACAAGTGCGTTTGGTCAATAACACCGGACTATTTCTAGTGCACAATTCGTATGCGTTGATCACCGCTGACAACCTCACTTTCGCGACCAATGCTGACGAAACCAACGTACACGTAAA GTATGATATAGTGAAGCCTCCGCAGTTTGGTGTGGTGGAGCGACTTCGAGTGTTAGACGGTACATGGCAAACGGTCGATTCGTTCACCAGCGAAATGGTTAACTTCGCTCGCGTACGATACATGCACATACTTGGGAACCCCACGCATGATGAGTTTAAG ttTAAGGCATCCGTGGGCACCGTCCGAACGAACACACTGTACGACTTTCGATTAACATTTATCAAACTCGAATTATATCAATCGACTAACGAAGAACTAGTATTGAACAACACAAGAGAAGCCTTCATATCGACTCAGCACCTCAGGTTCAGGACTAGACCTCTCACTTTATCCGGAGATCGTATACTGTTCACGCTATTAAAACCTCCAAAGTACGGTATACTTCATTTATCATCTGGAAAACATCATTTGCAAATGTTCAGCACTTTTACACAACAGGACATAGACTTGGATCAACTCTGGTACAGATTACATAGACGGGCGTATTCTCATATACAAGATGAATTTACTTTTGTAGTAGGGGCGACAGAATGCGAAAACATTACTGGGGTAATGACAATAAGGCACGTGCCAGGTTCCTTTACCTCAGATCACATGTCCGGTCGAGTTCACACTACATTGGAGAGGTTGCAAGTAACAGAAGGCTCTAGGATGGCGATACCGGCGACACATTTAAATTTCAGGACTGACGTCATAACCAATCTTGTGTTTAACATCACACATTTACCCAAACACGGGAAGATTGAAGTTATAAGCGACAGTCTGAAGATTGTGAGGGATAACACAACTTACTTCACGCTTCAAGAATTGAATTCTGATAGAGTGTATTATTCGCACGATGATTCAGAAAGTAGACACGATTCCTTTCATTTTATGGCTTTAAGCCCAGAGCCTGAAGACTTCCAATATGTCGGAGTTTTccatatagatataatattgaAGAATGATAACAGTCCAGTGCGTGCCAACGAAAAGGTCTTCCATATCGTTCACGGAGGAGCCAGGCTTGTAACTGCTCGCGATTTGAGTTACACAGATGCAGATTTAGACACTAAACCATCAGATATAACGTATACCGTTCAAAGATTTACAAAAGATCCTCCGAATGGTGGTATATTCCGTGCTGATAATCCGTCGGAACAAATTGCCCAATTTACGCAAGACGATATCAATAAGAATCTAATACTTTTCAAACACCAGGGGAAAGAGTATGGAAAAATGTCATTTTGGATTTCGGATGGCTTATTCGATGTAAACGGCAATCTGGAAATACAAGCGTCACCTCCTTTTATAAGAATGTATTCGACCAACGGTTCCATTGTTGAAAATGGAAAAGCAGTCGTTATATCTACTAAAGAGATGCAA GTGGACACTAACATGAACTGTCTCGAAGAGGATATTCGGTATGAAGTGACCCAAGAGCCCAAGCATGGGTCCATAGAAGTTGGTGAAGGTCAAGGTGCTGTAACTTTCACTCAATTGGACGTTGCTGCTGGTAGAGTAGCCTACAGGCACAGGGAGCCGAAGACTCCAACTGATCTGTTCAG attcaAAGTAATGTGTTTGGAGGCATGGGGGGAAGGCATCTATCCAGTCAAGATATTCCCGTCAAGTTATTGGGAACCTCTGAGGATAACCACTAATAAACCGCTTATTGTTGAAGAATCTACCAGTGTTAATATTACGAAGGATATTTTGGAG gttatgCATCCTCAGATTGAGCCTTCAAACATAGTATTTCAAGTAGTCGAAGGCCCCTACCACGGTTGGCTCGAAATATCGTCAACACCCGGCACAATTGAAGTTGAAAACTATGAAGAACCAGTTCACACGAAAGTTTTCGACCAATCTATCATAAACTCGAACCGATTAGTGTACGTCCAGTCCGGGGTTAATAGAACGAGGGACAAAATCAAAATGGATGTAACAAATGGCATAGTGTGGCTTCGAAACGTCGAGTTGACAGTTGTAATAATACCTGAGCATTTTTACATTGTGTCATCGAACTTGACTGTAGTCGAAGGTGAATCGGTCAGTGTTAAACAGGATATGTTTAGAATAATCACGGATTACTACCGCGGCAAAGTGATCTCTTACAAAGTGATACAGAAACCGAAATATGGAAAAATTATGATGGCCGATCAGGAGCTCAGTTTGTTGCCGGTTTTGAAATTGAATTCAGGGAATATAATG TACGTAAATGATGGTTCAGAAGAATCCTCAGACTCTATCAAACTAAAAGCAATAACAGAAGGAGGTAAAGAAAGCGAACCATTCTACGTAAGGATAAACATTGTACCGGTGAATGATGAACCCCCCATTGTGGCTGCCAATACTGGCCTCTGCGTATGGGAGGGAGGAACATTCACTTTTACGAGGAACGAACTAT ATGTCAATGATATAGACACCCCACTGAAGAATGTCACAATCAGAGTTGTAGACATAGTATCTGGTTACATAGCCATGAAGGGCGATGTAGAGAATGCGGTGGACCACTTCACGCAAGCAGATATAGATAGCAGACAAGTCCTTTTTGTTCATAAAA ATGGCACCAAAGGCAAGATGATATTCAACGTCACTGACGGTCTTCACGAACTGGCCAAAATAACATTTCTCATATCTACAAAATCTGTGTCACTGAAGTTAGTGAGAAAGCATACTTTACGCGTTTTCCCTTTAATGAGAGAACCGCTTAACAACTACCATTTAATGTCGAAATGTTCTGATGCCACAAGGAATATAGTATATAAAATCGACAGAGCCCCAACACTTGGAAGGCTCATAATGCTCAATGGGGAAAACCATCACAGATCAATAAAACAGTTCACACAGCAAGATATCAACAACACTTTAATCTATTACGAACACACACACCCTTTCTCCGACTTGCACACGAATGACTCTTTCATATTTTCTGTTGAAACTGCACTGGCGAAGCCCATCGCCGATCAAATATTCAATATAGACATATCTGTATCGTCGGGTGGTTTAGCCAAATACGTGCACGTCCCGGTTACGAAAGTTCAGGAAGGGGATAAAGCTCCAGTGAGAGTGAACGTCACTAATGTAATAACATATTTGGAGAGCCAAGCCGGTGTCAGGCAACCACAAATCGAAGCGCAATGGTCACAGCCATCCCATGGTGAATTGAAGCCATACTTATCATCACTTACACAAGCTCAACTAGAAAGTGGTGTCGTTACATACGTGCACGATGACACGGATACGTTGCAAGATAAAATAGACATGGCTCTTTATTTATTACCTGACTATGTTCTCCTCTGCAACGTTACAATAACAATCATTATAATACCAGTGAACGATCAACCATTCAGATTGCTCACAGACACACCTCAGATACAAGTCGTTCAAGGAGAAAACTATACCTTAACAAAGAATGATTTACTCACAGAAGATGCGGATACGTCTCCATCTGGTATTTTGTACGATATCATTAGTGGACCCACGCAAGGTAGATTGGTAATGTGGGAGAAAAATGAGACTGTAGACGAAGCCCAGTCGATAAATAAGTTCACTCAGCAAGAcataaataatggaaaaattGTATACGAACATTCAGGCTTACTCCAAACCGCGACATTCTATTTTAGAGTATGGGATGGACAGTTCAAACCGACTTACACAGTTTTCACTATTGATGTTTTGCCTGTTATATTAAATGCGACGTCATTACATCCGATATATTTGCAGCAGGGCTCCAATGTGGCCACTGTGACCACAGATCAAATATACATAGAAACAAATGCAAAGAAATCCAAAGTTTGGTACAATATAACAGGACAACCTGTCCACGGAATGATTTATCTCGGCAGAAATCCCGTCACATACTTTTCCCATACAGATTTATTGGATAAGGTTGTTATTTACATGCAGAATGACATGACCGTCGCAAACGACAGTTTCGATCTTATTGCGTACGTGCACAATAGCAATTCGACTATGCCCTTCAAAATTGAAGTCATCGTTCAGCCATTAATGATTCTTGGAGACTTGAAAGTTGAAGAAGAGAAGGCAAAAATAACTCTATCTAATTTAGACGCAACTGAATTAGCTAAACTAACTGCCAGTGTTCCAGTTTACACTTTGATAAAGAAACCAAAGTATGGAACATTGAAGAAGATTATTCGAAGTTCAGGAGAAAAAACTAGTGCTCGCGAAAGAGAAATTGCTTACTTTACGCACGAGGATATCAAAGCTGGTGTCATATATTACGTGGCAAAGAAGAAGTTGAGCGATCTTAACGGATTGGAAGATGGATTTAGGTTTCTGTTAGCAGCTACAATATTTCAACCAGCCGCTGGTGATGTTAAGATATTTATCGGCAGCggacaaaagaaaaatctacCGGGGCCAAATGACCCTGAAAGCCACGAGGGAGTGCCG GTTGCGAATGGCGAATCGGCGTCTTATTACATGATGGTGGTCATGGCTTTGCTGGGAACGGTATTGGCGATCATAGTGATATTCGGATTGTTGAAATGCCGTCGATACCTGATGCGGGAACAGAATGCGCTGGTCAAGATTCACGGGCAAAGCCAGGGCGCAGTTGCTCCTATTCCTTTGCCACGTCCGCCAGATCACTTGATGCCTTCCCCATCACAAGCGACACCACCTATTAAAAG ATACGTATCATCGGATCAGTCTGTTCACACCGGTGCGAGCACGCCTCTGCCGTCGGGCGGAAGTGTGGCGTGCAAAGTGACTCCACTGGCCGACGCTGGTCTGACAGATCTCAACTCTCGGTATCCGTATGGTGCGGAAGATCATACTGAC GCTGAAGACTGGAGCAGCTACGAGGCGAGCGAATCTGCGTATCCGATTCGGGCACCTGGTGCGGCGCCCGCCAATCCCATGCTGAGACGCAACCAGTACTGGGTCTGA